In one Tripterygium wilfordii isolate XIE 37 chromosome 22, ASM1340144v1, whole genome shotgun sequence genomic region, the following are encoded:
- the LOC119990893 gene encoding cytochrome b561 and DOMON domain-containing protein At5g35735-like — translation MSRSSVTLLFSCFLIALCLPNSSAQTCNSYSFSSNREYSSCVDLSVLNSFLHWSYDQSAGTVDIAFRHTGTDSNRWVAWALNPTSQAMAGSQALVAYQNSSGVIHAYTSPITGTGGTTLAQGDLSFGVSGISATLENGEMTIFATLQLADSLLSTNQVWQEGPMSGGSPAIHSTTGSNMMSVGSIDFRTGQTSAGGGSITSRQRKRNIHGVLNAVSWGTLMPMGAIIARYLKVFKSADPAWFYIHIACQTSAYIIGVAGWGTGMKLGSDSAGTQYNPHRNIGITLFCLGTLQVFALLLRPKKDHKYRVYWNIYHHCIGYAVIILSIINIFEGFKVLDGQKNWRTAYTVVIIVLGSIAVVLEGFTWFIVLKRKRVSSDKYPHATNGANGVNGYGATEV, via the exons ATGTCTAGATCATCTGTAACTTTGTTGTTTTCTTGCTTTCTCATCGCTCTCTGTCTCCCCAATTCCTCTGCTCAAACCTGCAATTCTTACTCTTTCTCAAGCAACAGAGAGTACAGTTCATGTGTAGATCTTTCTGTTCTCAACTCCTTCCTCCACTGGAGTTATGATCAGTCAGCCGGAACAGTCGATATCGCCTTCCGGCACACCGGAACTGACTCCAACAGATGGGTTGCGTGGGCTCTAAACCCAACTAGCCAAGCCATGGCTGGTTCACAGGCACTGGTGGCATACCAGAACTCTAGTGGTGTAATCCATGCCTATACTTCTCCAATAACTGGCACCGGCGGCACAACACTTGCTCAAGGGGATTTGAGTTTCGGGGTTTCTGGGATTTCTGCTACGCTTGAGAATGGAGAGATGACGATTTTCGCTACGTTGCAGCTCGCCGATTCATTGTTGTCTACAAACCAGGTTTGGCAAGAAGGTCCAATGAGTGGAGGTTCTCCTGCCATACATTCCACAACTGGTAGTAATATGATGTCTGTTGGGAGTATTGATTTTAGAACTGGACAAACAAGTGCTGGCGGAGGAAGTATCACCTCCagacaaaggaaaagaaat ATTCATGGAGTGCTGAATGCTGTGAGTTGGGGAACTCTGATGCCAATGGGAGCCATAATTGCTAGGTACTTGAAGGTTTTCAAGTCAGCAGACCCGGCATGGTTTTACATTCATATTGCTTGTCAAACTTCTGCCTATATTATTGGTGTTGCTGGTTGGGGAACTGGTATGAAGCTTGGCAGTGATTCTGCTGGCACTCAGTATAATCCTCACAGGAATATTGGCATAACCCTCTTCTGCCTTGGAACTCTTCAG GTGTTTGCTTTGCTTTTGAGGCCAAAGAAGGATCACAAATACAGAGTGTACTGGAACATCTATCACCACTGCATTGGTTATGCTGTGATCATTTTGAGCATCATTAACATATTTGAAGGATTCAAGGTCTTGGACGGGCAGAAGAATTGGAGAACAGCTTATACAGTTGTCATCATAGTTTTGGGCTCCATTGCTGTTGTGTTGGAAGGTTTTACATGGTTCATTGTCCTCAAGAGGAAGAGAGTGAGTTCTGACAAGTACCCACATGCCACAAATGGAGCAAATGGTGTTAATGGATATGGTGCCACAGAAGTTTAG
- the LOC119990896 gene encoding putative MO25-like protein At5g47540 — MKGLFKQKPRSPSELVHHTRELLLYVDRNTETRERKREEKMCELGRSILEMRTVLFGDGQSEPNPDACAHLTREFFKEDMLRLLIMCIPKLETGARQNSTHVIANLQRQRVHSELIASEYMQKNLDLMDILLPGYENGDIALTYGAIARECIRHQCVARYILESDHTKKFFEYIQIPNFEIASDAQATFKELLTRHKSTVAEFLSVNYEWFFQEYNTQLLESTCYITRRHALKLLGNMLLDRSNSSVMIRYVSSLGNMRILMNLFMDSNKTIQLETFHVFKLFVANQNKPPEIISVLVKNQSKLLQFLGDFKLDKEDEQFEADKSQVIEEIANLETNGRSGADSDNCECETDC, encoded by the exons ATGAAGGGGCTGTTTAAGCAGAAGCCACGGTCGCCGTCGGAGCTCGTACACCACACCCGTGAGCTTCTCCTCTATGTCGACCGCAACACGGAGACTCGCGAGCGCAAACGCGAGGAAAAG ATGTGTGAACTAGGCAGATCTATCCTTGAGATGAGGACCGTCCTTTTTGGGGATGGCCAATCGGAGCCAAATCCTGATGCTTGTGCGCATTTGACTCGTGAGTTCTTCAAAGAGGACATGCTCCGGCTTCTTATCATGTGTATACCGAAACTGGAGACAGGG GCTCGGCAAAATTCTACTCATGTGATAGCAAATTTGCAAAGACAAAGGGTCCATTCAGAGTTAATTGCTTCAGAGTATATGCAGAAGAATTTAGATCTTATGGATATTTTGCTACCTGG CTATGAAAATGGTGATATTGCTCTAACCTATGGAGCAATTGCAAGGGAGTGTATACGCCACCAGTGTGTGGCAAG GTACATTTTGGAATCAGACCACACAAAAAAGTTTTTTGAGTACATACAAATTCCgaattttgaaattgcatctGATGCTCAGGCAACTTTTAAA GAGCTTTTGACAAGGCACAAGTCTACTGTTGCTGAATTTCTTTCCGTAAATTATGAGTGG TTCTTCCAAGAATACAATACACAGTTGCTGGAATCTACCTGTTACATAACCAGGCGGCATGCTCTTAAG CTCCTGGGAAATATGTTACTTGATCGTTCAAATTCTTCAGTGATGATTCGCTATGTGAGCTCTTTAGGTAACATGAGGATCCTGATGAACCTTTTCATG GATTCAAACAAAACTATTCAGTTAGAAACCTTTCATGTGTTCAAG CTTTTTGTGGCAAATCAAAATAAGCCTCCTGAGATAATCAGTGTTCTTGTCAAAAATCAGAGCAAGCTCCTGCAATTTTTAGGTGACTTCAAACTTGATAAAG AGGATGAGCAGTTTGAAGCAGACAAATCTCAAGTTATCGAAGAGATTGCTAATCTTGAAACCAATGGTCGTTCAGGTGCGGATTCAGATAATTGTGAGTGCGAGACTGATTGCTGA
- the LOC119990943 gene encoding exopolygalacturonase-like, translating into MGLKFNTVASFLVLCILNANAKVFDITKYGAGVGGDATQALTKAWKEACASATPTKLLIPKGNFNLGQLKLSGPCKAPIEIQLQGTLKAPVNMGHLQNSDGWISISYIEGFTMYGGGVIDGQGAVAWKKNDCHKNSKCSGLPMNIRFNFVTNGLIKGITTKDSKNFHVNVLGCKNITFQHFTVSAPETSINTDGIHIGRSVGVKILDTSIKTGDDCVSIGDGSQQVSIERVTCGPGHGISIGSLGKYPNEEPVKGITVKNCTITKTMNGVRIKTWPASPPGSATDMHFEDIIMNNVGNPILIDQGYCPYNLCTAKVPSKVKISNVSFKNIRGTSLTKVVSKLACSPGLNCDQVVVSDIDLKYSGPEGAAESQCSNVKPQITGKQNPPACAAPATASA; encoded by the exons atgggTTTGAAGTTCAATACTGTTGCATCTTTTCTGGTGTTATGCATTCTAAATGCTAATGCCAAAGTGTTTGATATAACTAAATATGGTGCAGGTGTTGGTGGTGACGCTACCCAG GCACTTACAAAAGCTTGGAAGGAGGCCTGTGCATCTGCTACACCAACCAAACTTTTGATTCCAAAAGGGAATTTCAATCTAGGCCAATTGAAATTGAGTGGTCCTTGTAAGGCACCTATTGAAATTCAGCTTCAAGGCACATTGAAGGCTCCAGTAAATATGGGTCATTTACAGAATTCTGATGGTTGGATTAGCATCAGTTATATTGAAGGCTTTACAATGTATGGTGGTGGAGTCATCGACGGCCAAGGCGCGGTTGCTTGGAAGAAGAATGATTGTCACAAGAACTCCAAATGCAGCGGCCTTCCTATG AACATCAGGTTCAATTTCGTCACAAATGGGTTGATTAAAGGTATAACCACAAAAGATAGCAAGAACTTCCATGTCAATGTTTTGGGATGCAAGAACATTACTTTCCAGCATTTCACTGTTTCCGCACCGGAAACAAGCATCAACACCGATGGAATACACATCGGCCGATCGGTCGGAGTCAAGATACTTGATACCAGCATTAAGACCGGCGATGATTGTGTCTCAATCGGCGATGGCAGCCAACAGGTAAGCATCGAAAGAGTGACCTGTGGACCTGGCCATGGCATCAGCATTGGAAGTCTTGGAAAGTATCCAAATGAGGAGCCTGTGAAAGGAATCACAGTCAAGAACTGCACCATCACCAAGACAATGAATGGTGTGAGGATCAAGACATGGCCTGCTTCTCCACCTGGGTCTGCAACTGACATGCATTTTGAGGACATTATCATGAACAATGTTGGCAACCCAATCCTCATTGATCAAGGCTACTGCCCTTACAATCTATGCACTGCAAAG GTACCATCAAAGGTTAAGATCAGCAATGTTAGCTTCAAGAACATCAGGGGAACTTCTTTAACTAAAGTGGTTTCAAAGCTGGCTTGCAGTCCTGGATTAAATTGTGACCAAGTTGTGGTGAGTGACATTGATCTCAAATACAGTGGACCTGAAGGTGCTGCAGAGTCTCAATGTTCCAATGTCAAGCCACAGATTACTGGAAAGCAGAACCCACCAGCCTGTGCTGCCCCTGCCACTGCCTCTGCTTAA
- the LOC119991752 gene encoding scarecrow-like transcription factor PAT1 — MRALEFHSSCLDKSSRLYYQPMQQVDSYCLPQFQSLDHQRCYNGSSQGTHLVQNSLEWYCTLESSSASGSYTIYNSPSTLRFSPSGSPMSQQESQSYPSETHHSPDNAYGSPRSGSCITDDVNEFRHKLRELENVMLGPDSDIIDSIESTLQDGSNNTSSGIDGWRQIMDTISRGDLKQVLVACAKVLSEDDHLTAQWLMGELRQMVSVSGEPIQRLGAYMLEGLVARQASSGSSIYKALRCKEPESAELLSYMHILYEVCPYLKFGYMSANGAIAEAMKDEDRVHIIDFQIAQGSQWVTLIQAFAARPGGPPHIRITGIDDSTSAYARGGGLGIVGKRLSKLAELFKVPFEFHAATMTGCEVQPQNLGVRAGEALAVNFAFMLHHMPDESVTTENHRDRLLRLFKGLSPKVVTLVEQESNTNTAAFFPRFLETLDYYTAMFESIDVTLPREHKERINVEQHCLARDVVNIIACEGPERVERHELLGKWKLRFRMAGFTPYPLSTLVNATIKTLLDNYCDKYRLEERDGALYLGWKNRDLVGSCAWK; from the coding sequence ATGAGAGCATTGGAATTTCACAGTAGCTGTTTGGACAAGTCTAGCAGATTGTACTACCAGCCCATGCAGCAAGTAGATTCATACTGCCTGCCGCAGTTTCAAAGTTTAGACCACCAGCGATGCTACAATGGCAGCAGCCAGGGAACCCACCTTGTTCAGAATTCCCTAGAATGGTATTGCACCCTGGAGTCATCTTCAGCGAGTGGTAGTTATACTATCTACAACTCTCCGTCAACTCTCAGATTCTCCCCTAGTGGAAGCCCTATGTCACAACAAGAGTCTCAGTCCTATCCATCTGAAACACACCATTCCCCAGACAATGCCTATGGCTCTCCAAGAAGTGGATCCTGCATCACTGATGATGTTAATGAATTCAGGCACAAGCTGAGAGAACTTGAAAATGTAATGTTGGGACCTGATTCTGATATTATTGATAGCATTGAGAGTACCTTACAGGATGGATCAAACAACACCTCGTCAGGGATAGATGGCTGGAGACAGATAATGGATACCATTTCTAGAGGGGACTTAAAACAGGTCTTGGTTGCTTGTGCGAAAGTACTGTCAGAAGATGATCATCTAACGGCACAATGGTTGATGGGCGAATTACGGCAGATGGTGTCTGTTTCTGGTGAGCCAATCCAGAGGTTGGGAGCATACATGTTGGAAGGGCTTGTTGCACGGCAGGCCTCCTCAGGGAGTTCCATCTATAAAGCTCTGAGATGTAAAGAGCCTGAAAGTGCTGAGCTCCTTTCTTACATGCACATTCTTTATGAGGTCTGCCCTTACTTGAAATTTGGATACATGTCTGCAAATGGCGCAATTGCAGAAGCCATGAAAGATGAAGATAGAGTTCACATCATTGATTTCCAAATAGCTCAAGGGAGTCAGTGGGTAACACTAATCCAGGCATTTGCAGCTAGGCCTGGTGGGCCCCCTCACATACGCATAACTGGTATTGATGATTCGACATCAGCTTATGCCCGTGGAGGAGGACTGGGTATTGTTGGAAAGAGGCTGTCGAAGCTTGCTGAGTTATTTAAGGTGCCTTTTGAGTTCCATGCTGCAACCATGACTGGTTGTGAGGTTCAGCCTCAAAATCTCGGGGTTCGGGCAGGGGAGGCACTTGCTGTAAATTTTGCATTTATGCTGCACCACATGCCTGATGAGAGTGTCACCACTGAAAATCATCGGGATCGGCTTCTGAGGCTGTTCAAGGGCTTGTCTCCAAAGGTAGTGACCCTTGTTGAGCAGGAATCTAACACAAACACTGCTGCTTTCTTCCCCCGGTTTCTTGAGACACTGGACTATTATACAGCTATGTTTGAATCAATTGATGTGACCCTTCCAAGGGAGCACAAGGAGCGGATCAATGTGGAGCAGCACTGCCTGGCGAGGGATGTCGTTAACATCATAGCGTGTGAGGGACCAGAGAGAGTGGAACGGCATGAGCTTCTCGGAAAGTGGAAGTTGCGCTTTAGAATGGCAGGGTTTACTCCTTACCCTTTAAGCACCTTGGTGAATGCCACCATTAAAACACTGCTCGATAACTACTGTGACAAATATAGACTTGAAGAAAGGGATGGGGCTCTTTATCTTGGTTGGAAGAACAGAGATTTGGTCGGTTCTTGCGCCTGGAAGTGA
- the LOC119991283 gene encoding FRIGIDA-like protein 3 yields the protein MDDNESVSMIMDSTTSKIQQLQKAFAELESQRAVTLNLKWKELEEHFRGLEKSLKRRFHELEDQEKEFETKTRRAREILKKREAAVETKEQSSLEKLQGKRDAAVFAIMNALDKQRKASSLETAVVNCDEQFEAPTAEEKDNMFAENSLEDPQSSEIGSMEVKSFPQLIKLCEEMHSEGLHQFISDNRKNLAALREEIPFALKAAENPAYLVLNSLKDFYPSEVPAVDGKKDSNLLGLRRTCIMLMECLSILLTYKDLVSSSDLISEEVKEQAKTIAEQWKPKLEALDLDASNGNSLEAHAFLQLVATFGIASDFDEEELSRLIPMVSRRHQTADLCRYLGLSDKMPGVIKVLVNNGRQIDAVNLAFAFELTEKFSPVPLLKSYLKEARKTSSPGKPGNTSPSGQNEVNERELTALKAVMKCIEEHKLEEQYPVDLLQKRVVQLEKAKADKKRVTEAVKPQSKRPRANGLGCAPRVTNVAADMAFYPRVAERYPQYVYDRTYMYTAPADNHIPSLMGSATYGFSPNHGNYFGNGYQYQAPYLH from the exons ATGGATGACAATGAATCGGTTTCCATGATCATGGATTCTACAACTTCTAAAATACAGCAGCTTCAGAAAGCATTTGCTGAACTTGAAAGTCAGCGAGCCGTAACTCTTAATCTGAAATGGAAGGAACTAGAAGAACATTTCCGTGGGCTCGAGAAGTCCTTGAAGAGACGCTTTCATGAGTTGGAAGATCAAGAGAAGGAATTTGAAACTAAAACAAGGAGAGCCCGGGAAATCTTGAAGAAGCGTGAAGCAGCTGTGGAGACCAAGGAACAATCTTCACTGGAGAAGCTCCAAGGGAAGAGAGATGCTGCTGTCTTTGCTATTATGAACGCTCTGGACAAACAAAGGAAGGCATCATCTCTGGAGACTGCTGTTGTTAATTGTGATGAACAATTTGAGGCCCCAACTGCTGAAGAGAAAGATAACATGTTTGCTGAGAACAGTTTAGAAGACCCCCAAAGTTCTGAAATTGGAAGCATGGAGGTGAAATCTTTTCCACAGTTAATCAAACTATGTGAAGAAATGCACTCAGAAGGGCTCCACCAATTTATATCAGACAACCGCAAAAACCTTGCTGCTCTAAGAGAAGAAATTCCATTTGCATTGAAAGCTGCAGAAAATCCTGCCTATTTAGTGTTGAATTCCTTGAAGGATTTCTACCCATCAGAAGTACCAGCTGTTGATGGGAAGAAGGATTCAAACCTATTGGGTCTTCGCCGAACCTGTATCATGTTGATGGAGTGCCTTAGCATTTTGTTAACATATAAGGATTTAGTCTCTTCATCTGATTTAATATCTGAAGAGGTTAAGGAGCAGGCAAAGACAATTGCTGAACAGTGGAAACCGAAGTTGGAAGCTCTTGATTTAGATGCTAGCAACGGGAACTCCTTGGAGGCTCATGCATTTTTGCAACTTGTGGCCACTTTTGGCATTGCCTCTGATTTTGACGAGGAAGAATTATCCAGGCTAATACCGATGGTCTCTCGTCGTCATCAAACAGCTGATTTGTGTCGTTATCTTGGGCTGTCAGACAAAATGCCGG GTGTAATTAAAGTGCTGGTAAATAATGGAAGGCAAATTGATGCAGTTAACCTGGCTTTTGCTTTTGAGCTTACAGAGAAGTTTTCACCTGTTCCATTGCTGAAATCCTATTTGAAAGAGGCAAGGAAAACTTCTTCACCCGGCAAGCCAGGAAACACATCTCCTTCCGGACAG AATGAGGTCAATGAGAGGGAACTGACTGCCCTTAAAGCTGTGATGAAATGCATTGAGGAGCATAAGCTCGAGGAGCAGTATCCTGTGGACCTACTCCAGAAACGGGTAGTTCAGCTGGAGAAGGCTAAGGCAGACAAAAAAAGGGTAACTGAAGCTGTTAAGCCTCAATCCAAAAGACCTCGTGCTAATGGTCTAGGCTGTGCGCCTCGCGTCACTAACGTTGCTGCTGACATGGCATTCTACCCTAGAGTTGCTGAGAGGTACCCACAATATGTGTATGACAGAACCTACATGTACACTGCGCCCGCTGACAACCATATTCCCTCTCTCATGGGTTCTGCCACCTACGGTTTCTCGCCTAATCACGGCAATTACTTTGGAAATGGTTACCAGTATCAGGCCCCCTATCTTCACTAA